The proteins below come from a single Thermodesulfobacteriota bacterium genomic window:
- a CDS encoding ATP-binding protein: MLTPTQLQALLSDLESDRIERLVSTRDTDKFAQAVCAFANDLPGHGLPGCLLVGVNDQGVPAGIEVTDQLLQNLAALRSDGNIQPLPVLTVTRESLPSGDVAVVVVQPSDLPPVRFKGQIWIRVGPRKAIASEQEERLLIERRVARARTFDAQPCTEATFADLNEERFLLGYRKALRDNGNPAADFQPDKDWFSVRIHGKTTPRTLQP, translated from the coding sequence ATGCTGACCCCTACTCAACTTCAGGCACTCTTGTCCGATCTTGAATCGGACCGCATTGAGCGCCTGGTGTCGACCAGGGACACCGACAAGTTCGCGCAGGCGGTCTGCGCCTTTGCCAATGACCTTCCCGGCCACGGCCTGCCCGGGTGTCTCCTTGTTGGCGTCAACGACCAGGGGGTACCGGCGGGCATCGAGGTGACCGATCAGCTCCTGCAAAACCTGGCCGCTCTCCGCTCGGACGGCAATATTCAGCCCTTGCCCGTTCTGACCGTGACCAGGGAGTCGCTGCCATCCGGGGATGTGGCGGTGGTGGTGGTCCAGCCTTCGGACCTGCCGCCGGTCCGCTTCAAGGGGCAGATCTGGATCCGAGTCGGTCCCCGCAAGGCCATCGCCAGCGAGCAGGAAGAGCGCCTGCTCATCGAGCGCCGGGTTGCCCGGGCCCGCACCTTCGATGCTCAGCCCTGCACCGAGGCCACCTTCGCTGATCTCAACGAGGAGCGGTTCCTGCTCGGCTACCGGAAGGCGCTGCGGGACAATGGCAACCCGGCCGCTGACTTTCAGCCGGACAAGGACTGGTTTTCGGTGCGTATCCACGGGAAGACCACACCCCGCACACTGCAACCATGA